DNA from Prevotella melaninogenica:
TGCCAATTGTGGCCATACTTCTTTTCCACAATTCGTACAACGCTTTGATATATCAGTGTGCATCTTCATTGGTGCACCACAAACGCCACAGAACTTAGTGTTATTATCCCAGTAAAGTAATTCATGACACTTGCCAGCCTTAAGATAAAGTTCCTTGGAAAGGTGGTAGAAAGATGGACGTAAGCCACACATCTCATACAGAGGATTGTCTGTAATTGGTTGGTCTATCATGACCGCCTTCACTTCTGTACCGTCTTCCATTGGTGTGACGTTTAGCACATGTGTCCAAGGATGTAGTGTTACTGGAGCTTCTTCAGAAAGTGGAATGGTATAATGTTCACTCTCTTTCTTAAGCATGATATCTGTTTTGCAGAAAACAAACCAGTATTTCTTCATTGGTCTAAGTATTAATCTTTGCCTAATTCTATTAACCTTAAACTCTAAACTGTCATTATGTTTATTGCTCTTTGGTTACTTTCCTTTCTTTCTTGTTTATTCTCCAAAAAGAAGTTTACGGTCACGTGCTGCAGCAGGAACGGTCCATGTCTCTGGAATAAACTTCCAATTATGGTTTGGCTGTGGATTCATCACACCTGCCTTCTTTATCTCTTCCATCAAATAATGGCGTTGGTCTTTT
Protein-coding regions in this window:
- the nudC gene encoding NAD(+) diphosphatase, whose amino-acid sequence is MKKYWFVFCKTDIMLKKESEHYTIPLSEEAPVTLHPWTHVLNVTPMEDGTEVKAVMIDQPITDNPLYEMCGLRPSFYHLSKELYLKAGKCHELLYWDNNTKFCGVCGAPMKMHTDISKRCTNCGKEVWPQLATAVIVLVHRGDEVLLVHARNFKTDFYGLVAGFVETGETLEEAVHREVKEETGIKIKNIRYFGSQPWPYPCGLMVGFNADYDGGDIHLQQSELSKGAWFTKDNLPTIPEPLSIARMILDDWINKTSI